In the Scomber japonicus isolate fScoJap1 chromosome 18, fScoJap1.pri, whole genome shotgun sequence genome, one interval contains:
- the nup85 gene encoding nuclear pore complex protein Nup85 has product MEEVDVEPAVTNIPSASAVKHLGFAWGPGDILVYETLYKRSGASQPGYPFIHEVRKDEDIYSPILRKLFNESHHIFVGLQTIKEDLPSKNKKPQFVSISKNYRSVIRACMEELRQVAVSSKDAEEAMQSGNQVSILLAIELIWNLCEVLFIEAAPAGSLLLHLLDWVRLHKPVDEKTREVLQSESPAEHHDYWDVVLGYVLQGRLEEARQMLMKQATLQPAARSMFKLMDTLLSKMPFYDPSGTQTLTEFDVKWRHWHEEVDRCLQDNSFASNQHLELICKILVGDEDTLLEHKELLSTWYHFLVTRLLFCHPTVKPVELHYYAQSCMTMFLDPRSVPEPLDSILLAAFEFDIHQVIKDCSIALNNWWFVAHLTDLLDHCKLLQSHNLHFGSNLREFLLLEYASGLFTHHSLWQLAVDYFDHCPEFGRVYLELQIERVPLDTERKALKVLRICEQRQMSEQVRSICKIMAMRALRNNRLGSALSWSIRAKDAAFATLISEKFLQDYCNRGTFSDLDLIDNLGPAMLLSDRLTFLGKYREFHKLYGEKHFGEAAKLLLSLMTAKIAPRSFWMTLLTDALPLLEQKEVIFSAEQTHELMFCLEELTSSLNTTTPGTDRPMQEEDIEVTKVELLRLALARNLAMAIVKEGTVEA; this is encoded by the exons ATGGAGGAGGTAGACGTCGAGCCGGCAGTGACC aaTATTCCTTCAGCCAGTGCTGTGAAGCATTTAGGATTTGCGTGGGGTCCAGGTGATATCCTTGTGTATGAGACCCTTTACAAAAGATCAG GTGCTTCACAACCAGGTTATCCATTCATCCACGAGGTCAGAAAAGATGAGGACATATATTCCCCCATTTTACGCAAACTCTTCAATGAGTCACATCACATCTTTGTTGGCCTGCAGACAATTAAAGAGGACCTCCCCAGCAAAAACAAGAAACCTCA ATTTGTCAGCATCAGTAAAAACTACAGATCTGTGATTCGAGCCTGTATGGAGGAGCTTCGGCAAGTTGCAG TTTCTTCAAAAGATGCTGAGGAGGCCATGCAGTCTGGAAATCAG GTGTCCATTCTGTTGGCCATAGAACTGATCTGGAATCTGTGTGAAGTGCTGTTCATCGAGGCTGCTCCTG CGGGTTCCCTGTTGCTCCACCTCCTGGATTGGGTGAGGTTACATAAGCCTGTGGACGAGAAGACCAGAGAGGTGCTGCAGAGTGAGAGCCCTGCTGAGCACCACGACTACTGGGATGTG GTTCTGGGTTATGTGCTGCAGGGCAGGTTGGAAGAAGCCAGACAGATGCTGATGAAGCAGGCCACCCTACAGCCTGCCGCCAGGAGCATGTTCAAGCTGATGGACACCCTGCTCAGCAAGATGCCCTTCTACGAC CCTAGTGGCACGCAGACGCTGACAGAGTTTGATGTGAAGTGGAGACACTGGCATGAGGAAGTGGACCGCTGTCTTCAGGACAACTCTTTCGCCAGCAACCAACACCTGGAGCTCATCTGCAAG ATCCTAGTGGGTGATGAAGACACTTTGCTGGAGCACAAAGAGCTGCTGAGCACCTGGTACCACTTCCTGGTCACTAGACTGCTCTTCTGCCACCCTACAGTCAAACCTGTAGAGCTACATTACTACGCACAG TCATGCATGACCATGTTTCTGGACCCGAGGAGCGTCCCAGAGCCCCTGGACAGCATCTTATTGGCTGCCTTTGAGTTTGACATTCACCAGGTCATCAAAGACTGCAG CATCGCTCTCAACAACTGGTGGTTTGTGGCCCATTTGACAGATCTCTTGGATCACTGTAAACTCCTCCAGTCCCACAATCTACA ctttggCTCCAACTTGAGAGAGTTTCTGCTGTTAGAATATGCTTCTGGTCTCTTCACTCATCACAG TTTGTGGCAGTTGGCTGTTGACTACTTTGACCACTGCCCAGAGTTTGGCCGTGTCTACCTGGAGCTGCAGATCGAACGGGTTCCTTTAGACACAGAGCGCAAAGCCCTCAAGGTGCTCAGGATCTGTGAGCAAAGACAAATGTCAGAGCAAG TGCGGAGTATCTGTAAGATCATGGCTATGCGGGCTCTGAGGAACAACAGACTCGGCTCTGCTCTCTCTTGGAGCATCAGGGCCAAAGATGCTGCCTTCGCCACCCTCATTTCAGAGAA gttCTTACAGGATTACTGCAACAGAGGGACTTTCTCTGATCTGGACCTGATAGACAACTTGGGCCCAGCCATGCTGCTCAGTGACAGGCTCACTTTCCTCG ggaaGTATCGTGAGTTCCACAAGTTGTACGGAGAGAAGCATTTCGGGGAGGCGGCTAAGCTGCTGCTCTCACTCATGACGGCCAAGATCGCCCCCCGAAGCTTCTGGATGACCCTGCTGACCGACGCTCTGCCGCTGCTGGAGCAGAAAGAG gtgATCTTTTCTGCAGAACAAACCCATGAGCTAATGTTTTGTTTAGAAGAGCTCACTTCCTCCCTAAACACCACCACTCCTGGCACAGACAGGCCCATGCAG GAGGAAGACATAGAGGTGACCAAAGTGGAGCTCCTGAGACTGGCTCTGGCCAGGAATCTGGCTATGGCTATAGTCAAAGAAGGCACAGTGGAAGCATGA